The proteins below come from a single Nitrosospira sp. Is2 genomic window:
- a CDS encoding TonB C-terminal domain-containing protein: MEEQEGPAWMRWGGVLLCLAGAVTLGLWLKDFLGSDEPPKKNQSLQQITLIKPPPPPPPPEQKPPEPIVKEEIKISEPDPEPMDQADEPPPGPDLGVDAEGAGSGDAFGLVGKKGGSDLIGGGRGGNPWAWYDGIVNDALNSAFQDALSREQALKDKAYKVVVKVWIDVRGQISQVILADTTGDAKVDELLKDVLQNLRALREAPPADMPQPIKIRVTSRA; encoded by the coding sequence ATGGAAGAACAGGAGGGACCAGCCTGGATGCGCTGGGGGGGCGTCTTACTCTGCCTGGCTGGGGCGGTCACGCTGGGATTGTGGCTGAAAGATTTTCTCGGCAGTGACGAGCCCCCAAAAAAAAATCAGTCGCTCCAGCAGATCACCTTGATTAAGCCGCCCCCTCCTCCACCGCCACCCGAGCAGAAACCGCCGGAACCGATAGTTAAGGAAGAAATAAAGATATCTGAACCTGACCCTGAGCCTATGGATCAGGCCGATGAGCCGCCGCCCGGGCCGGACTTGGGTGTCGATGCGGAAGGAGCTGGAAGTGGTGACGCATTTGGTCTGGTGGGAAAAAAAGGTGGATCCGACCTGATTGGGGGCGGCCGAGGAGGAAATCCCTGGGCCTGGTATGACGGAATAGTAAACGACGCGTTGAACTCGGCCTTTCAGGATGCGCTCTCGCGCGAACAAGCGCTAAAGGACAAGGCCTACAAGGTGGTAGTGAAGGTATGGATCGATGTCCGGGGACAGATATCGCAAGTGATCCTGGCTGACACAACGGGTGATGCCAAGGTCGACGAGTTGTTGAAAGATGTGCTGCAAAATTTACGGGCCCTACGCGAGGCTCCGCCGGCCGACATGCCGCAACCAATAAAAATACGGGTGACCTCGCGCGCCTGA
- a CDS encoding DUF2341 domain-containing protein, whose protein sequence is MDNRTKFIQITSMRVFASLLALLLCTFSLSSHAWWNNEWTSRKKVTLSSPVAEVVDAPILLRLHTGNFDFLSTNDDGGDLRLIAEDDATELKFNVEKWDGANQLALVWVKVPKLSSQTEIFLYFGNENAVSASDPKGTYDASSAIYHFAEPEGNPQDSGPHGLHAQSSATRIAASFSNGGVGFDGARSVLLPAVSARNGYSFSIWVKPSSLDGVLLQSDGLAVSLEAGAVRAKSGRANVVSNTALSAGKWHHLGLTLSDGLRIYLDGKAVGDATGAAFPTGTMTLGAGFKGEMDEVQVSGVARAMEWMAVQAALAPDAKLVAVGEEETAEGGPEASHLGIILKSLTVDGWVAIGFLAIMLLIAIWVMYSKAIYINRVDKSNNRFMHRFRELSTDLAMIDKSGGLDKDFKHSSLYRIYHIGAVELAHRFDNTDATQINKSLSPQSLDAIRASLDAGLVEEIQRMNKFMVLLTIAISGGPFIGLLGTVMGVMITFAAIAAAGDVNVNAIAPGIAAALAATVAGMSVAIPSLFGYNYLASRIKAIVSRMHIFVDEFITKLAENYSR, encoded by the coding sequence ATGGATAATCGCACCAAATTCATTCAGATAACCTCCATGCGCGTCTTTGCTTCTCTATTGGCTTTACTGTTATGCACGTTTTCCCTGTCGAGCCATGCTTGGTGGAATAACGAATGGACCAGCCGAAAGAAAGTTACCTTGAGCAGCCCGGTTGCCGAGGTCGTGGATGCACCGATACTGCTCCGGCTGCATACCGGAAATTTCGATTTTCTTTCAACCAACGACGATGGCGGCGATTTGCGTCTGATCGCGGAAGATGATGCGACAGAACTGAAATTTAATGTTGAAAAATGGGATGGCGCAAATCAGTTGGCGCTAGTCTGGGTAAAAGTCCCCAAACTCTCATCCCAAACAGAAATATTCCTTTATTTCGGCAACGAGAATGCGGTATCTGCCTCCGATCCGAAAGGGACCTACGATGCTAGCAGCGCCATCTACCATTTTGCAGAGCCGGAGGGAAATCCTCAGGACAGCGGACCTCATGGTCTGCACGCGCAATCTTCCGCAACGCGTATAGCGGCATCTTTCTCTAATGGGGGGGTCGGGTTTGACGGCGCCCGAAGCGTATTGCTGCCCGCAGTAAGCGCACGCAATGGCTACAGCTTTTCGATATGGGTGAAGCCTTCCTCCCTGGATGGCGTCTTGCTCCAGTCAGATGGCCTCGCGGTATCGCTGGAGGCCGGTGCGGTCCGGGCGAAATCCGGCAGAGCGAACGTCGTCTCGAACACGGCGCTTAGCGCAGGAAAATGGCACCACCTTGGATTGACGCTTTCTGACGGGCTTCGCATATATCTCGATGGTAAAGCCGTGGGCGACGCTACTGGCGCCGCCTTCCCGACCGGGACCATGACGCTGGGTGCGGGGTTCAAGGGCGAAATGGACGAGGTGCAGGTCTCTGGTGTGGCGCGCGCAATGGAATGGATGGCCGTACAGGCCGCCCTGGCGCCGGATGCCAAGCTGGTCGCAGTGGGTGAAGAGGAGACCGCTGAAGGGGGTCCGGAGGCATCGCACCTAGGCATCATCCTGAAGTCGCTAACCGTTGACGGGTGGGTTGCCATAGGGTTCCTCGCGATCATGCTATTGATTGCGATCTGGGTCATGTACAGCAAGGCGATCTACATCAACCGAGTTGATAAATCCAATAACCGCTTCATGCACAGGTTTCGCGAACTGTCCACAGACCTCGCAATGATCGACAAGAGCGGGGGATTGGATAAGGACTTCAAGCATTCTTCCCTATATCGCATTTATCACATTGGGGCGGTCGAACTGGCGCATCGGTTTGACAACACCGATGCGACGCAAATCAACAAGTCTTTATCTCCGCAGTCGCTCGACGCCATTCGTGCCAGCCTGGACGCGGGTTTGGTGGAAGAAATCCAGCGCATGAACAAGTTCATGGTGCTGCTCACCATTGCCATTTCCGGCGGACCTTTCATCGGGCTCCTCGGCACGGTCATGGGTGTAATGATCACCTTCGCAGCGATTGCGGCGGCGGGTGATGTCAATGTTAACGCCATCGCACCGGGTATTGCCGCAGCACTCGCGGCTACCGTGGCGGGAATGTCGGTCGCGATCCCCTCGTTGTTTGGGTACAACTACCTTGCATCGCGCATCAAGGCCATCGTCTCCAGGATGCATATTTTTGTAGATGAATTCATCACCAAGCTTGCCGAAAACTATAGCCGCTGA
- the trpD gene encoding anthranilate phosphoribosyltransferase encodes MKPQEALARIIEHREILHDEMLSLMRQIMRGELSPTLISAILTGLRVKKETIGEIAAAAQVMREFATPMEVLDDRHLVDTCGTGGDSAHTFNISTTAAFVAAAAGAHVAKHGGRSVSSKSGSADVLEALGVNLNQTPVEIAENIKNTGLGFMFAPNFHSAMRHAAPVRRELGVRTLFNILGPLTNPAGAKNQLLGVFHPDLVGLLTRVLQRLGSHHVMVVHGTTGQGGLDEITIAGDTRISELRHGDVVEYTITPEDFGMRRSAIETIQARDSAHSREMLISVLENQPGPALDIVALNAGAAIYVAGAAGSLEQGITKARAAIESGAARAKLRQFVEFSNRDRVALE; translated from the coding sequence ATGAAACCGCAGGAAGCGCTGGCACGTATCATTGAGCACCGTGAAATCTTGCACGACGAGATGCTGTCGCTCATGCGACAGATCATGCGGGGGGAACTATCGCCCACGCTGATATCCGCAATCCTCACCGGGCTGCGCGTCAAAAAGGAGACGATCGGCGAGATCGCTGCCGCTGCCCAGGTGATGCGAGAATTTGCCACCCCGATGGAGGTGCTGGATGACCGCCATCTTGTGGATACGTGCGGCACCGGCGGAGATTCGGCTCATACCTTCAATATATCCACGACGGCGGCCTTTGTCGCCGCCGCGGCCGGCGCCCATGTGGCGAAGCATGGCGGCCGCTCGGTATCCAGCAAGTCGGGGAGCGCGGATGTGCTTGAGGCCCTTGGCGTTAATCTTAATCAGACGCCGGTGGAAATTGCGGAGAATATAAAAAATACAGGCCTCGGCTTCATGTTTGCGCCCAACTTCCACAGTGCAATGCGGCACGCGGCGCCAGTAAGGCGAGAGCTGGGCGTGCGTACCCTTTTTAATATCCTGGGGCCGCTAACGAATCCCGCGGGCGCAAAAAACCAGCTTCTGGGCGTATTTCACCCCGATCTCGTCGGTCTCCTCACGCGAGTGCTGCAACGCTTGGGCAGCCATCATGTTATGGTGGTGCATGGCACGACCGGGCAAGGCGGTCTGGACGAAATAACGATCGCTGGCGATACACGTATAAGTGAGCTCAGACACGGCGATGTGGTTGAATACACCATCACCCCGGAAGACTTCGGCATGAGGCGTTCCGCTATCGAAACGATTCAAGCCCGAGACAGCGCTCACTCCAGAGAAATGCTGATATCCGTCCTGGAAAATCAGCCCGGGCCCGCTTTGGATATCGTAGCTCTTAACGCAGGCGCGGCAATTTATGTCGCGGGTGCAGCAGGTTCCCTGGAGCAAGGCATAACAAAAGCCCGGGCAGCGATAGAAAGTGGCGCGGCAAGGGCTAAGCTGCGTCAGTTCGTCGAATTCTCCAACCGCGATAGAGTCGCTCTGGAGTAG
- a CDS encoding anthranilate synthase component II: protein MLLMIDNYDSFTYNLVQYFGELGEDVVVFRNDEITSDEVVRLKPARIVISPGPCTPSKAGISMPVIASYNREIPILGICLGHQSIGQAFGGRIVHAKQVMHGKTSPIFHSGAGLFRGLPNPFTATRYHSLVIERDSLPDSLEITAWTEDGEIMGIRHKIRAIEGVQFHPESILTEYGHKLLTNFLNQ, encoded by the coding sequence ATGCTGCTGATGATCGATAATTACGATTCCTTCACCTACAATCTGGTTCAGTATTTCGGCGAACTGGGGGAGGATGTGGTCGTATTTCGGAACGATGAGATTACGTCCGACGAGGTCGTGCGGCTGAAGCCGGCTCGCATTGTCATTTCCCCCGGTCCATGCACACCAAGTAAAGCAGGCATCTCGATGCCGGTTATCGCATCGTATAATCGTGAAATTCCCATATTGGGCATTTGTCTCGGCCACCAGAGCATCGGCCAGGCTTTTGGCGGTAGGATCGTTCATGCGAAACAGGTCATGCACGGTAAAACTTCTCCCATCTTTCATTCGGGTGCCGGCCTGTTTCGCGGTCTGCCAAATCCGTTTACCGCAACCCGTTATCATTCGCTTGTTATCGAGCGGGACAGTCTTCCCGATTCCCTGGAAATAACTGCATGGACCGAAGATGGCGAGATAATGGGCATTCGTCATAAAATCCGGGCCATAGAAGGAGTTCAGTTTCATCCCGAATCCATACTGACCGAGTATGGTCACAAATTGCTCACGAATTTCCTGAATCAATAA
- a CDS encoding ExbD/TolR family protein, producing MKVQEDNELYDEINVVPMLDLAYVLLVIFIIMTTASVQGIKVNLPKASNSPSLAKPQTKAVTINESGQIFLDAYPVTLDELRTRLGQLKAANPELPVVVKGDTVVQYGKVMEVLELLGQLDITQLGLVTQRLVK from the coding sequence ATGAAAGTACAGGAAGATAACGAGCTATACGACGAGATCAACGTGGTGCCCATGCTGGATCTCGCCTATGTGCTGCTGGTGATCTTCATAATAATGACGACAGCATCGGTGCAGGGAATAAAAGTCAACCTGCCCAAGGCCAGCAATTCGCCCAGTCTGGCCAAACCTCAGACCAAGGCGGTTACGATCAACGAAAGCGGTCAGATTTTCCTCGACGCCTATCCGGTGACGCTGGACGAATTGCGGACGCGTTTAGGTCAGCTGAAAGCCGCTAATCCGGAACTTCCCGTCGTGGTCAAGGGAGATACAGTGGTGCAATACGGCAAGGTGATGGAGGTTCTCGAATTACTGGGCCAACTGGATATTACCCAGTTGGGCCTAGTGACCCAGCGCCTAGTGAAGTAA
- a CDS encoding putative porin: MNISLMLASAALAMAFAGAAQAGTSEREKVEVLYETTLNLIQLLVEQGVIKQEVADEMIRKAEAKAKASQQQAQEKNGPPETGEPKKGEVRVTYVPEHVKREIRDQLRSEVVSQAKQERWGDVNTVPEWLSRFKMEGDIRLREQLDFYADGNAPAANFQAIGQQIDNTTEDGNRERVRMRLGINANVTKGVDLGLRLTTGNVNGAGVTGDLVGIGSPVSTLQTFGTYNSKFSFVLDQVFLKLAPWNALTVSAGRFPNPFFVGTVGNIYTGPLPKGRHTIPTAGVVHTDLIWDVDLNFEGLAVNLNPWMKEDRVIKPFFNAGIFPLQQVNQSETVKAKDKWFYGAQAGFEWAPTDTDTTVRVGAAYYDYRNISGIRNPNFGDTLYDQSAPLFRQKGNSLFNIDNDGDPTTNLWALAADYKIANLTVVADYARFRPIHIIGTLDFARNVGYDEGKILARTGQNIKPEVNAYQARLTVGYPVISERNQWQVMGFYRRSERDSMLDAFTDSNYLLGGTNHKGYTLQALYGVAHNTWLGVRYMSYDNISGLPLGIDTVNFDLNARF; this comes from the coding sequence ATGAATATTAGTTTGATGCTCGCGAGCGCGGCGCTGGCGATGGCATTTGCGGGGGCGGCACAGGCAGGAACCAGCGAGCGGGAAAAGGTTGAGGTCCTGTATGAAACTACCTTGAATCTGATTCAGCTTCTGGTTGAGCAAGGAGTGATCAAGCAGGAAGTCGCCGATGAAATGATCCGTAAAGCGGAAGCAAAGGCGAAGGCTTCCCAGCAGCAGGCGCAGGAGAAAAACGGGCCCCCTGAAACTGGGGAACCGAAGAAGGGCGAAGTACGGGTGACCTACGTGCCCGAGCATGTCAAGCGCGAAATCCGCGACCAGTTACGCTCGGAAGTGGTAAGCCAGGCCAAGCAGGAGCGCTGGGGGGACGTAAACACGGTTCCCGAGTGGCTCAGTCGCTTCAAGATGGAAGGTGACATACGGTTGCGTGAGCAACTCGATTTCTATGCCGACGGTAACGCCCCTGCCGCCAATTTCCAAGCAATAGGGCAGCAAATCGACAACACGACCGAAGACGGCAACCGAGAACGGGTCCGCATGCGCCTGGGAATCAACGCGAATGTTACCAAAGGAGTAGACCTTGGGTTGCGCCTTACTACCGGGAATGTGAATGGTGCCGGCGTCACTGGTGATCTGGTGGGAATAGGTTCCCCGGTATCCACGTTGCAGACATTCGGCACATACAACAGTAAATTCAGCTTTGTCCTAGATCAGGTTTTTCTCAAGCTCGCTCCGTGGAACGCGCTGACGGTATCCGCCGGACGTTTCCCCAATCCCTTCTTCGTAGGGACGGTGGGGAATATATATACTGGCCCCCTTCCGAAAGGGCGGCATACGATTCCCACCGCCGGAGTGGTGCATACAGACCTGATATGGGACGTTGACTTGAACTTTGAAGGCCTGGCAGTCAATCTCAATCCCTGGATGAAGGAAGATCGTGTTATCAAGCCGTTCTTCAACGCTGGCATATTCCCTTTGCAGCAAGTCAACCAGAGCGAGACTGTCAAAGCCAAGGATAAATGGTTTTATGGAGCGCAGGCGGGGTTCGAGTGGGCACCCACCGATACAGATACTACAGTCAGGGTCGGCGCTGCGTATTATGACTACCGCAACATCAGCGGCATCCGCAACCCCAATTTCGGCGACACACTATACGACCAGAGCGCTCCCCTGTTCCGGCAAAAAGGCAACAGTCTTTTCAATATTGATAACGACGGCGATCCCACCACCAACCTCTGGGCGCTGGCGGCAGACTATAAAATCGCCAATTTAACCGTGGTGGCGGACTATGCCAGATTCAGACCGATTCACATTATCGGTACCCTCGACTTCGCGCGCAACGTCGGTTACGACGAAGGTAAAATCCTCGCTCGCACAGGACAGAATATCAAGCCGGAAGTCAACGCCTATCAGGCGCGTCTGACCGTCGGCTATCCTGTCATATCTGAACGCAACCAATGGCAGGTAATGGGGTTTTACCGCCGATCTGAGCGCGATTCAATGCTCGATGCCTTCACCGATTCAAATTATCTGCTTGGGGGCACCAATCACAAGGGATATACCCTCCAGGCTCTGTATGGAGTTGCGCACAATACCTGGCTGGGGGTTCGTTATATGTCCTACGATAACATTAGCGGCCTGCCCCTCGGCATCGACACGGTCAACTTCGACTTGAATGCCAGATTCTAA
- a CDS encoding DNA repair protein: MPDSNVMVRLTRIADYLTQRCELAGAYGRQLLSICGLFRVLHAEFLDEQRKRQKTSGLFCLGVAVVFLITCWQPGPTMAAATKDQKRERQALRRMQQQLTEVQQQKSAAEQETTALEEALKKTYNEVEMHKRSTGSAVAKARELEKDIEAANMEKIELRARLDEAAKQNQAVSAQRDQLEQDLKNTGSVLAKENEQRKLCEANNSELYRIGRQLVEWYGNKGAFNAILEAEPFTRMKGVEMENLLENYREKLEGQRLEPVTR, from the coding sequence ATGCCAGATTCTAACGTAATGGTGCGTTTGACCCGGATTGCCGATTACCTGACGCAGCGGTGTGAATTGGCAGGTGCATACGGACGGCAACTGTTGAGCATTTGTGGTTTGTTCAGGGTGTTGCATGCAGAATTCCTGGACGAGCAACGAAAAAGACAAAAGACGTCGGGACTCTTCTGCCTGGGGGTGGCGGTTGTTTTTCTGATAACCTGCTGGCAGCCTGGTCCTACTATGGCCGCCGCCACCAAGGATCAAAAAAGAGAGCGGCAGGCCCTGCGGCGCATGCAGCAACAATTGACTGAGGTTCAGCAGCAGAAGTCGGCGGCGGAGCAGGAAACAACAGCGCTGGAGGAAGCGTTGAAAAAGACCTACAACGAAGTCGAAATGCACAAGCGATCCACGGGGAGCGCGGTGGCGAAAGCCCGCGAGCTTGAGAAGGATATTGAAGCTGCCAATATGGAAAAGATCGAATTGCGTGCGCGTCTGGATGAGGCGGCCAAACAAAATCAGGCCGTATCCGCCCAGCGTGACCAATTGGAACAGGATCTGAAGAATACCGGCAGTGTCCTGGCGAAGGAGAATGAGCAAAGAAAGCTTTGCGAGGCCAATAATAGCGAGCTCTATCGTATAGGCCGCCAATTGGTCGAGTGGTACGGTAACAAGGGCGCTTTCAATGCGATTCTCGAGGCTGAGCCGTTTACCCGAATGAAGGGTGTGGAAATGGAAAACCTTCTTGAAAATTACCGCGAGAAGCTTGAGGGCCAGCGCCTGGAGCCCGTCACTCGTTAA
- a CDS encoding glycerophosphodiester phosphodiesterase family protein → MTFTKDKELVCRHSQCDLHTTTNILETPLAEKCTQPFRPAQLDAAGNLVQAASAQCCASDLTLDEFKTLRGKMDSFDPAATSAAAYLGGNPSWRTDLYAGATSGTLLTHKESIRLFKKRGVKMTPELKSASVAMPYDSDGDGTGDYTQQNYTQQMIDEYKAEDVRPRNVFPQSFDIGDIRYWIAKEPEFGKQAVYLDDASVVAELPTAAQLAAYKAEGINIVAPPIFALLDVNDSGNVVPSRYARDAKNAGLDIIIWTLERSGILADGNNDFYYQTFDSAIRREGDKMKVLDVLARNVGIRGIFSDWPATVSYYANCMNIR, encoded by the coding sequence GTGACCTTCACCAAAGACAAGGAACTGGTTTGCCGCCATTCCCAATGCGACCTGCATACCACCACGAATATCCTCGAAACGCCGCTGGCTGAAAAGTGCACCCAGCCTTTCAGGCCCGCCCAGCTTGATGCAGCGGGAAATCTTGTTCAGGCAGCCTCGGCACAATGCTGCGCCAGCGACCTTACTCTGGACGAATTCAAGACGCTAAGAGGCAAGATGGATAGCTTCGACCCCGCCGCAACCAGCGCCGCGGCCTACCTGGGCGGTAACCCCAGTTGGCGCACCGACCTCTACGCAGGAGCCACCAGCGGTACCCTGCTTACGCACAAAGAGAGTATTCGATTGTTCAAGAAACGCGGCGTGAAAATGACACCCGAACTCAAGAGTGCCAGCGTGGCCATGCCTTACGACAGCGATGGCGACGGCACCGGGGATTACACGCAGCAAAACTACACGCAGCAAATGATTGATGAATACAAGGCCGAAGACGTCAGGCCCCGAAATGTTTTTCCCCAGTCGTTCGACATTGGCGATATACGCTACTGGATCGCCAAAGAACCGGAGTTTGGTAAACAGGCGGTTTATCTGGACGACGCCAGCGTGGTTGCAGAGCTACCCACGGCTGCCCAACTCGCTGCTTACAAGGCAGAGGGCATCAATATCGTCGCTCCCCCCATATTTGCACTGCTGGATGTCAATGACAGCGGCAACGTCGTCCCCTCCAGGTACGCCCGCGATGCCAAGAATGCAGGACTCGACATCATTATCTGGACCCTGGAGCGTTCCGGCATTCTGGCCGACGGCAACAACGACTTCTATTACCAGACCTTCGATTCCGCCATCAGGCGTGAGGGCGATAAGATGAAGGTCCTGGATGTCCTTGCCCGCAACGTCGGTATCCGCGGCATATTCAGCGATTGGCCAGCGACCGTGAGCTACTATGCTAATTGCATGAACATTAGATAA